In Chloroflexota bacterium, a single window of DNA contains:
- a CDS encoding hydrogenase iron-sulfur subunit, producing MSQKSPLSQEPRIVGFLCNWCSYAGADMAGTSRICYPASIRIIRVPCSGRVDPILVAKAFAMGADGVLISGCHPGDCHYVQGNYFTRRRFAVLRSLLDFLGIEKERLRLEWVSATEGQRFAQVVADFRDQLLQLRGAG from the coding sequence ATGAGCCAGAAATCTCCCCTTAGCCAGGAGCCCCGCATCGTGGGCTTTCTTTGCAACTGGTGTAGCTATGCCGGGGCGGACATGGCGGGCACCAGCCGGATATGCTACCCCGCCAGCATCCGCATCATCCGGGTCCCCTGCTCGGGCCGGGTGGACCCCATCCTGGTGGCCAAGGCCTTTGCCATGGGGGCGGACGGGGTGCTCATCTCCGGCTGCCACCCGGGGGACTGCCACTATGTCCAGGGGAACTACTTCACACGGCGCCGCTTCGCCGTCCTCCGCTCCCTGCTGGACTTCCTGGGGATAGAGAAGGAAAGGCTCAGGCTGGAGTGGGTCTCCGCCACCGAGGGCCAGCGCTTCGCCCAGGTGGTGGCCGATTTTCGGGACCAGCTCCTCCAACTGAGGGGGGCGGGATGA
- a CDS encoding CoB--CoM heterodisulfide reductase iron-sulfur subunit A family protein gives MARIGVFICHCGRNIAEPVDIPRVMEAARVMPGVVHVDDNQYTCSEPGQASVREAIKKHRLNRVVIGACSPRMHELTFRRAMVEAGLNPYLLEIANIREHCAWVHGGDRPVSTEKAIELVAMAVAKAARNEALFPKPVGMTKRALVIGGGIAGIQAALDIAGAGHEVVLVEREPTIGGRMAQLDKTFPTLDCSACILTPKMVEVSQNPKVRLMTYSQVEKVKGFVGNFEVQIRRRAAKVDFNKCTSCAICWQKCPEKVTAEFDMGLGKRSAIYIPFPQAVPSKPVIDQVNCRYIKYLEWEKDPQGKKPPQCRICEKLCPPQAIDWAQEDQVITEKFGAIVAATGYKTFDATVYGEYGWGVYPDVITGLQLERMMNASGPTGGQLLRPSDGTHPKTVVHISCVGSRDELRGKAYCSKICCMYMAKHAIMLHEHDHDVQNYIFYIDIRATGKGYEEFSRRAQEQAGATYLRGRIAKVYPRGKKLVVQGEDSLMGRPVEIEADLVVLATAVEPATGAMETAQMLGISYDRDRFYVMAHPKLRPVETHTDGVFLAGACVAPVDIPDAVAMGSAAAAKAIGLLSRDTLVTEPTTAVVDAARCIGCMLCQQVCPFSAITPQETRDGKLIAQVNEGLCKGCGLCVAACRPTAVNLRGATHQQLLSEVIALLS, from the coding sequence ATGGCCAGGATAGGAGTCTTTATCTGCCACTGCGGGCGGAACATCGCTGAGCCGGTGGACATCCCCCGGGTAATGGAGGCGGCCAGGGTGATGCCGGGGGTGGTCCATGTGGACGACAACCAGTATACCTGTAGCGAGCCAGGCCAGGCCTCGGTAAGGGAGGCCATCAAGAAGCACCGCCTCAACCGGGTGGTCATCGGGGCCTGCTCCCCCCGGATGCATGAGCTCACCTTCCGCCGGGCCATGGTGGAGGCGGGCCTCAACCCCTATCTCCTGGAGATAGCCAACATCCGGGAGCACTGCGCCTGGGTCCATGGTGGGGACCGGCCGGTATCCACCGAGAAGGCCATTGAGCTGGTGGCCATGGCTGTTGCCAAGGCGGCAAGGAACGAGGCCCTCTTCCCCAAGCCAGTGGGCATGACCAAGAGGGCTCTGGTCATCGGCGGGGGGATAGCCGGCATCCAGGCGGCCCTGGATATCGCCGGCGCAGGCCACGAGGTGGTGCTGGTGGAGAGGGAGCCAACCATCGGCGGCAGGATGGCCCAGCTGGACAAGACCTTCCCCACCCTGGACTGCTCCGCCTGTATCCTCACCCCCAAGATGGTGGAGGTGTCCCAGAACCCCAAGGTCCGGCTCATGACCTACTCCCAGGTGGAGAAGGTGAAAGGGTTTGTGGGCAACTTTGAGGTCCAGATAAGGAGAAGGGCCGCCAAGGTGGACTTCAACAAGTGCACAAGCTGCGCCATCTGTTGGCAGAAGTGCCCGGAGAAGGTGACCGCAGAGTTTGATATGGGCCTGGGGAAGCGTTCCGCCATCTATATCCCCTTCCCCCAGGCGGTGCCCAGCAAGCCTGTCATTGACCAGGTCAACTGCCGCTACATCAAGTACCTGGAGTGGGAGAAGGACCCCCAGGGCAAGAAGCCCCCCCAGTGCCGCATCTGTGAGAAGCTCTGTCCGCCACAGGCCATAGACTGGGCCCAGGAGGACCAGGTCATCACGGAGAAGTTCGGCGCTATCGTGGCCGCCACGGGGTACAAGACCTTTGACGCCACCGTCTATGGGGAGTATGGCTGGGGGGTCTATCCCGATGTTATCACCGGGCTCCAGCTGGAGAGGATGATGAACGCCAGCGGTCCCACCGGGGGCCAGCTCCTCCGCCCCTCCGACGGCACCCACCCCAAGACGGTCGTCCATATAAGCTGTGTGGGCTCCCGGGACGAGTTGAGGGGCAAGGCCTACTGCTCCAAGATATGCTGTATGTACATGGCCAAGCACGCCATCATGCTCCACGAGCATGACCACGATGTCCAGAACTACATCTTCTACATAGATATCCGGGCCACGGGCAAGGGCTACGAGGAGTTCTCCCGCCGCGCCCAGGAGCAGGCGGGGGCCACATACCTCCGGGGGAGGATAGCCAAGGTCTATCCCCGGGGGAAGAAGCTGGTGGTCCAGGGGGAGGACTCCCTCATGGGCCGGCCGGTGGAGATAGAGGCTGACCTGGTGGTGCTGGCCACCGCCGTAGAGCCCGCCACTGGCGCCATGGAGACGGCCCAGATGCTGGGCATCAGCTACGACCGGGACCGCTTCTATGTCATGGCCCACCCCAAGCTGCGCCCGGTGGAGACCCATACCGATGGCGTCTTCCTGGCCGGGGCCTGCGTGGCCCCTGTGGATATCCCCGATGCGGTGGCCATGGGCTCCGCGGCGGCGGCCAAGGCCATCGGCCTCCTCAGCCGGGATACCCTTGTCACCGAGCCCACGACAGCGGTGGTGGACGCCGCCAGGTGCATCGGCTGTATGCTCTGCCAGCAGGTCTGCCCCTTCTCCGCCATCACGCCCCAGGAGACCCGGGATGGGAAGCTTATCGCCCAGGTAAACGAGGGGCTGTGCAAGGGGTGTGGCCTCTGCGTGGCCGCCTGCCGCCCCACGGCGGTGAATCTCAGGGGGGCCACCCATCAGCAGCTCCTCTCGGAGGTCATCGCTCTACTCTCATGA
- a CDS encoding CoB--CoM heterodisulfide reductase iron-sulfur subunit B family protein: protein MAKAFAYYPGCSLHATAREYDVSTRAVFSALGMDVKEIEGWVCCGASSAHSTDHLLALVLPAHELQAASEMERPVLVPCAMCYSRLKLTLLELERPGKKEEVGKALGKPLGKMPAVLHPMEALREEEIPVKRPLGGLKVACYYGCLLARPQGVVPGEDLENPQGMDRIMARLGAQPVPWPFKNECCGASMFLAKKDLLLRLSRRIVFQAQEAGAEALVVGCPMCHFNLDLAQRGTEHPLPVLYLTQAVGLALGLPPSDLMLKRHFISPLPVLKGKGIWPG, encoded by the coding sequence GTGGCTAAGGCCTTCGCCTATTACCCCGGCTGCTCCCTCCACGCCACCGCCCGCGAATACGATGTCTCCACCAGGGCGGTCTTCTCCGCGCTGGGGATGGATGTGAAGGAGATAGAGGGCTGGGTCTGCTGTGGGGCATCCTCCGCCCACTCCACCGACCACCTCCTGGCCCTCGTCCTCCCCGCCCATGAGCTTCAGGCGGCCTCGGAGATGGAGAGGCCCGTGCTGGTCCCCTGCGCCATGTGCTACTCCCGCCTCAAGCTCACTCTCCTTGAGCTGGAAAGGCCGGGCAAAAAGGAGGAGGTGGGAAAAGCCCTGGGCAAGCCCCTGGGGAAGATGCCTGCCGTCCTCCATCCCATGGAGGCGCTGAGGGAAGAGGAGATACCGGTGAAGAGGCCGCTGGGGGGGTTGAAGGTGGCCTGCTACTATGGCTGTCTCCTGGCCCGCCCCCAGGGGGTGGTCCCTGGGGAGGACCTGGAGAACCCCCAGGGGATGGACCGCATTATGGCCCGGCTGGGGGCCCAGCCCGTCCCCTGGCCCTTCAAGAACGAATGCTGTGGGGCCTCCATGTTCCTGGCCAAGAAGGACCTGCTCCTCCGGCTCTCCCGCCGTATCGTGTTCCAGGCCCAGGAGGCAGGGGCCGAGGCCCTGGTGGTGGGCTGTCCCATGTGCCATTTCAACCTGGACCTGGCCCAGAGGGGGACTGAACATCCCCTCCCCGTCCTCTACCTCACCCAGGCGGTGGGCCTGGCCCTTGGCCTTCCCCCCAGCGACCTCATGCTGAAAAGGCACTTCATCAGCCCCCTGCCGGTGCTGAAAGGGAAAGGAATATGGCCAGGATAG
- a CDS encoding 4Fe-4S dicluster domain-containing protein: MKSLVIIPSPDFRRELETESGERVSSCIQCGKCSGSCPVFAIMDLGPRRLMRAVQLGLREEALGSNTLWLCLFCMTCSSRCPMKIDVARVIETLRHRAIKEGVRPADREIALFHRLFLAEIEALGRAYELGLGGAYGLLTLRPWTNLREFGAMLRRGKVPFIPERAAGSGPLFEKARKAGG; this comes from the coding sequence ATGAAGAGCCTGGTCATTATCCCCTCTCCCGATTTCCGGCGGGAGTTGGAGACCGAAAGCGGTGAGAGGGTTTCTTCATGTATCCAGTGTGGCAAGTGCAGCGGTAGTTGCCCTGTGTTTGCTATTATGGACCTGGGGCCCCGCCGCCTCATGAGGGCGGTGCAGCTCGGCCTGAGGGAAGAGGCCCTGGGGAGCAACACCCTCTGGCTCTGCCTCTTCTGCATGACCTGCTCCTCCCGCTGCCCGATGAAGATAGACGTGGCCCGGGTTATTGAGACCCTTAGACACCGGGCAATCAAAGAAGGGGTAAGGCCGGCGGACAGGGAGATTGCCCTCTTCCACCGCCTTTTCCTGGCCGAGATAGAGGCCCTGGGCAGGGCCTATGAGCTGGGCCTGGGCGGGGCCTACGGCCTCCTGACCCTCAGGCCCTGGACCAACCTGAGGGAGTTCGGCGCTATGCTCCGCCGGGGGAAGGTGCCTTTCATCCCGGAGAGGGCGGCGGGGAGCGGTCCCCTCTTTGAGAAGGCGAGGAAGGCCGGTGGCTAA
- a CDS encoding response regulator transcription factor — translation MGALLTPQGHLLTFASSPAEAAEKAKQRPPDLLIVDLGQVGPGWLEKVRQGRKFPVLALVAREKLGAFPPGVDEFVLSPWAEGELLLRLERQLGPAPSPDVIRFGDLSMDLARYEVTLAGKRVELTFKEYQLLKFLASHPGRVFTREALLTQLWDYDYFGGERTVDVHIRRLRSKIEDQAHTFIETVRGVGYRFQPGRQL, via the coding sequence ATGGGGGCCCTCCTTACCCCCCAGGGGCACCTGTTGACCTTCGCCTCTTCTCCTGCTGAGGCGGCGGAGAAGGCAAAACAGCGGCCCCCCGACCTCCTTATTGTGGACCTGGGCCAGGTAGGGCCGGGGTGGCTGGAGAAGGTAAGGCAGGGGCGGAAATTCCCCGTTTTGGCCCTGGTGGCCCGGGAGAAGCTTGGGGCCTTCCCTCCAGGGGTGGACGAGTTCGTGCTATCACCCTGGGCCGAGGGGGAGCTGTTGCTCCGCCTGGAACGCCAGCTGGGCCCTGCCCCCAGCCCCGATGTCATCCGTTTCGGGGACCTGAGTATGGACCTGGCCCGCTATGAGGTAACCCTGGCGGGAAAGCGTGTGGAGCTTACCTTCAAGGAATACCAGCTTCTGAAGTTCCTGGCCAGCCACCCCGGGAGGGTCTTCACCCGGGAGGCTCTCCTCACCCAGCTCTGGGACTATGACTACTTCGGCGGGGAGAGGACGGTGGATGTCCACATCCGCCGCCTGAGGAGCAAGATAGAAGACCAGGCCCACACCTTTATCGAGACGGTAAGAGGGGTGGGCTACCGCTTCCAGCCGGGAAGACAACTGTAA
- a CDS encoding ammonium transporter produces MNSGDTAWVLASAALVLLMTPGLALFYGGMVRKKNVVGTLMQSFIVIALISVQWVLWGYSLAFGPGRAGLIGGLSWVGLGGVGLEPNPAYAPTIPHQAFMVFQAMFAVITPALITGAFAERMKFKSFLVFILLWATLVYDPVAFWVWNPEGWLRKLGALDFAGGTVVHISSGVSALAAAVVLGRRLGYGREPMEAHNISMSVLGAGRLWLGWFGFNAGSALGAGALATSAFVVTNTAAAAATLAWLFTSWAMTGKASLLGAASGAVVGLVAITPASGYVGPLAAIAIGAGAGVLCYLAVRLRNRRNVDDSLDVWACHGIGGTWGALATGLFATTAINSAGANGLFYGNPGQLGIQALAVAIVWAYAFVMTWVILKVLDTIMGVRVSPVEELIGLDLSQHSEAGYRL; encoded by the coding sequence GTGAATTCGGGGGATACTGCCTGGGTCCTGGCCTCGGCGGCCCTGGTGCTCCTGATGACCCCGGGGCTGGCCCTCTTCTATGGGGGGATGGTGAGGAAGAAGAATGTGGTGGGCACCCTCATGCAGAGCTTCATCGTCATTGCCCTTATCAGCGTCCAGTGGGTGCTCTGGGGCTACAGCCTGGCCTTTGGCCCGGGGAGGGCTGGTCTTATCGGGGGGCTGTCGTGGGTGGGGCTCGGGGGGGTGGGGTTGGAGCCCAATCCCGCTTATGCCCCCACCATCCCTCACCAGGCCTTCATGGTCTTCCAGGCCATGTTCGCTGTCATCACCCCCGCCCTGATTACCGGGGCCTTTGCCGAGAGGATGAAGTTCAAGAGCTTCCTGGTCTTCATCCTCCTCTGGGCCACCCTGGTCTATGACCCCGTAGCCTTCTGGGTATGGAACCCGGAGGGCTGGCTGCGCAAGCTGGGGGCCCTGGACTTCGCCGGGGGGACGGTGGTCCATATCAGCTCCGGGGTCTCCGCCCTGGCAGCAGCGGTGGTGCTGGGGAGGAGGTTGGGCTATGGCCGGGAGCCTATGGAAGCACACAATATCAGCATGTCAGTGCTGGGGGCCGGCCGTCTCTGGCTTGGCTGGTTTGGCTTCAACGCCGGCAGCGCCCTGGGGGCAGGGGCACTGGCCACCAGCGCCTTTGTGGTCACCAATACCGCCGCCGCCGCCGCCACCCTGGCCTGGCTCTTCACCAGCTGGGCCATGACGGGCAAGGCCAGCCTCCTGGGGGCGGCATCGGGGGCGGTGGTGGGGCTGGTGGCTATCACCCCGGCCTCGGGCTATGTGGGCCCCCTGGCGGCCATCGCTATCGGCGCGGGGGCGGGGGTCCTGTGCTACCTGGCGGTCCGCTTGAGGAACCGGCGCAATGTGGATGATTCTCTGGATGTCTGGGCCTGCCACGGCATCGGCGGCACCTGGGGGGCCCTGGCCACCGGGCTCTTTGCCACCACCGCCATCAACTCAGCGGGGGCCAACGGCCTCTTCTATGGCAACCCCGGGCAGCTAGGTATCCAGGCCCTGGCGGTGGCCATCGTCTGGGCCTACGCCTTCGTCATGACCTGGGTCATCCTCAAGGTCCTGGACACCATCATGGGGGTGAGGGTGAGCCCGGTGGAGGAGCTGATAGGGCTGGACCTCTCACAGCACAGTGAGGCAGGCTACCGGCTGTAG
- a CDS encoding P-II family nitrogen regulator, whose product MKKIEAIIRSEKFGEVKSALERAGVIGMNMVEVQGRGRQKGLVRMWRGVAQGVDLLPKMKVELVVNDEEVEKVVQAILKAAWTGNIGDGKIFVLPVEEVIRVRTGERGKDAI is encoded by the coding sequence ATGAAAAAGATAGAGGCCATCATCCGCAGCGAGAAGTTCGGCGAGGTGAAAAGCGCCCTGGAGAGGGCGGGGGTTATTGGCATGAACATGGTGGAGGTGCAGGGGCGGGGGAGGCAGAAGGGCCTCGTCCGCATGTGGCGGGGCGTCGCCCAGGGGGTGGACCTGCTCCCAAAGATGAAAGTGGAGTTGGTGGTGAATGATGAGGAGGTGGAGAAGGTGGTCCAGGCCATCCTCAAGGCCGCCTGGACAGGGAACATTGGCGACGGGAAAATCTTCGTCCTCCCGGTGGAAGAGGTTATCCGGGTGAGGACGGGTGAAAGGGGGAAAGATGCCATTTGA
- the glnA gene encoding type I glutamate--ammonia ligase, with protein MVLKTIKTSAEVLDLVREKKLEIVDLKFTDLPGTLQHFSIPAGELDESIFRDGIGFDGSSIRGFQAIHESDMLLVPDPTTAHVDAICRVPTLSLVCDVRDPITREKYWRDPRYIAQKAEAHLLSTGLADTAYFGPEAEFFIFDSVRFDQNQHSGYYFIDSEEGIWNSGKEDRANLGYRPRYKEGYFPTAPTDSLQDLRSEAVLKMIQAGIDIEVHHHEVATAGQGEIDMRFQSLTRMADQVLLYKYILKNVARAHNKTVTFMPKPLFGDNGSGMHVHISLWKGGTNLFFDPEGYAQLSITGMHFIGGLLAHSPALLAFCAPTTNSYRRLVPGYEAPVNLVYSQRNRSAAVRIPVYSLSPRTKRVEFRPPDPSCNPYLAFPALLMAGLDGIKKEMDPGFPMDVDIYELEPEKAKKIKTVPGSLEETLEALEKDHEFLLQGGVFTTDLIETWIKYKREKELDPVRLRPHPYEFCLYFDV; from the coding sequence ATGGTTCTGAAGACAATTAAGACGTCTGCTGAGGTCCTGGATCTCGTCCGGGAGAAGAAGCTGGAGATAGTGGACCTGAAGTTCACTGACCTCCCGGGTACCCTCCAGCACTTTTCCATCCCTGCGGGGGAGCTGGACGAGAGTATTTTCCGGGATGGTATCGGCTTTGACGGCTCCAGCATCCGGGGTTTCCAGGCAATCCACGAGAGCGATATGCTGCTGGTGCCGGACCCCACCACCGCCCATGTGGATGCCATCTGCCGGGTGCCCACCCTCTCCCTTGTCTGCGATGTCCGCGACCCCATTACGCGGGAGAAGTACTGGCGGGACCCCAGGTATATCGCCCAGAAGGCCGAGGCCCACCTCCTTTCCACCGGCCTGGCCGACACTGCCTATTTTGGCCCCGAGGCGGAGTTCTTCATCTTTGATAGTGTCCGCTTTGACCAGAACCAGCACTCGGGCTACTACTTCATCGACTCCGAGGAGGGCATCTGGAACTCGGGCAAAGAAGACCGGGCCAACCTGGGCTACCGCCCCCGCTATAAGGAGGGCTACTTCCCCACCGCCCCGACCGACAGCCTCCAGGACCTCCGCTCCGAAGCCGTGCTGAAGATGATTCAGGCGGGTATTGACATTGAGGTCCACCATCACGAGGTGGCTACGGCGGGGCAGGGGGAGATAGACATGCGCTTCCAGAGCCTCACCAGGATGGCGGACCAGGTCCTGCTCTACAAGTATATCCTGAAGAATGTGGCCCGGGCCCACAACAAGACAGTGACCTTCATGCCCAAGCCCCTTTTCGGGGACAATGGCTCGGGGATGCACGTCCATATAAGCCTGTGGAAGGGTGGGACCAACCTCTTCTTCGACCCCGAAGGCTATGCCCAGCTCAGCATTACCGGCATGCACTTCATCGGGGGGCTTCTGGCCCACTCCCCTGCCCTCCTGGCCTTCTGTGCCCCCACCACCAACTCCTACCGCCGGCTGGTGCCCGGCTATGAGGCCCCGGTGAACCTGGTCTACTCCCAGCGTAATCGCTCGGCGGCTGTGCGCATCCCGGTCTACTCCCTCAGCCCCCGGACCAAGAGGGTTGAATTCCGTCCCCCCGACCCCTCCTGCAACCCCTACCTGGCCTTCCCCGCCCTCCTCATGGCGGGGCTGGATGGCATAAAAAAGGAGATGGACCCGGGCTTCCCCATGGATGTGGATATCTACGAGCTGGAGCCGGAGAAGGCCAAGAAGATAAAGACCGTTCCCGGGAGCCTGGAGGAAACACTGGAGGCCCTCGAAAAGGACCACGAGTTTCTCCTCCAGGGCGGGGTCTTCACCACAGACCTGATAGAGACCTGGATAAAATACAAGAGAGAGAAGGAGCTGGACCCCGTCCGCCTCCGCCCCCATCCCTACGAGTTCTGCCTCTACTTTGACGTCTAG
- a CDS encoding bifunctional GNAT family N-acetyltransferase/acetate--CoA ligase family protein produces MVRELEVAYPSQYESEALLKDGSIIRLRPIRRDDCERWLALVSRLSLRARYLRFSRGPKEMTPDDALRFCTVDYKSTFAIVAEVRREQGEEIVGLGRYYRLPDKPSAEVAFAVEEDYQGRGIGTRLMEALVKAALENGITTFEAEVLVENQEMMTIFQSYGFHVTSELEAGVYHVAFPIAPTRRAMKKEEERERMATLASLRPILLPRSVAVIGASRQPGTIGYLLLQCLIENRFSGVVYPVNPNAEAVMSVKAYPSVLEVPGDVDLAVIAVPAPIVARVAGECGRKGVRAMVVISDGFKERGPEGAAREEELRDIALGYGMRLVGPNCMGVLNTDPAIGLNATFSQVYPPQGNVAFLTQSGALGLAILEYARNLNIGISSFISVGNRADVSSNDLLQYWEQDPATRVVLLYLESFGNPRKFGRIARRVSAAKPIVAVKGGSTPAGSRAAMSHTGALATSDVASDALFRQSGLIRVNTLEQLFDVATLLSTQPVPRGRKVVIVTNGGGPGILAADACDNRGLLLPEFSPETVGRLKSVIKRDITVHNPLDLTAGASEEEFAETLKVLAADPGNDAVILIFVPPVIVSLEAIETAVGPVATVFQRHQKPLLACFMGQRGFSRKLGYKDKFVPCYPFPEDAVSALAETAEYGEWRRKPKGSIPKIRGIKRERARRIIEGAMTRTAERPLWLGPQEMAELLHCYGIHLAETLVARMDAEAAALASRTGFPVAVKLVSSTITHKTDVGGVVLGLKSEKEVEKAFNDIRDSLARLGREREMEGVAVQRMVEGGIETIVGVTQDPSFGPLVMLGLGGVYTELFKDVVFRLHPLTDLDAGELVGSIRMAKLFEGFRGAPPADTPALEDLLLRLSALIEDVPQIAELDFNPVKVMPKGEGYWVIDARVMVK; encoded by the coding sequence ATGGTCCGTGAGCTGGAAGTCGCATACCCGTCCCAGTATGAATCCGAAGCCCTTTTGAAGGACGGCTCAATAATCAGGCTCAGGCCCATCAGGAGGGATGACTGCGAGCGATGGCTGGCCCTTGTGTCCAGGCTCAGCCTCCGCGCCAGGTACTTGCGGTTCAGCCGCGGGCCCAAGGAGATGACCCCTGACGATGCCCTCCGCTTCTGCACCGTGGACTACAAGAGCACCTTTGCCATCGTGGCCGAGGTGCGCAGGGAGCAGGGCGAGGAGATAGTAGGGCTCGGTCGCTACTACCGCCTGCCCGACAAGCCCTCCGCCGAGGTGGCCTTTGCCGTCGAGGAGGACTACCAGGGAAGGGGCATTGGCACCCGCCTCATGGAGGCGCTGGTCAAGGCGGCCCTGGAAAACGGCATTACCACGTTTGAAGCCGAAGTGCTGGTGGAAAACCAGGAGATGATGACGATTTTCCAGAGCTACGGCTTCCATGTTACCAGCGAGCTTGAAGCCGGTGTCTATCACGTGGCTTTCCCCATAGCTCCGACCAGGAGGGCTATGAAGAAAGAGGAGGAAAGGGAGCGCATGGCAACACTGGCCTCCCTTCGCCCTATCCTTCTCCCCCGCTCAGTGGCGGTGATAGGGGCTTCCCGGCAGCCGGGCACCATCGGGTATCTGCTTCTGCAGTGCCTCATTGAGAATCGCTTTTCCGGGGTCGTTTACCCGGTGAACCCCAACGCCGAAGCCGTAATGTCCGTGAAGGCCTACCCCTCCGTCCTTGAAGTGCCCGGAGATGTGGACCTAGCGGTTATCGCTGTGCCCGCCCCCATCGTGGCCAGGGTGGCGGGCGAATGCGGGCGCAAGGGGGTGCGCGCCATGGTTGTTATCTCCGACGGGTTCAAGGAACGGGGGCCCGAAGGGGCGGCCCGGGAGGAGGAGCTGCGGGATATCGCCCTGGGCTACGGCATGCGGCTGGTTGGCCCCAACTGTATGGGGGTCTTGAACACCGACCCAGCAATAGGGCTAAACGCCACCTTTTCTCAGGTCTATCCGCCCCAGGGCAATGTGGCCTTTCTCACTCAGAGCGGCGCCCTGGGGCTGGCCATCCTGGAATATGCAAGGAACCTTAACATAGGCATCTCCAGCTTTATCAGTGTGGGTAACCGCGCCGATGTCTCCTCCAACGACCTCCTTCAATACTGGGAGCAGGACCCGGCCACAAGGGTTGTCCTGCTCTATCTGGAGTCCTTTGGAAACCCGCGCAAGTTTGGCCGTATTGCCAGGAGGGTGTCTGCCGCCAAGCCGATAGTGGCCGTGAAGGGGGGAAGCACCCCGGCAGGCTCTCGTGCGGCCATGTCCCATACGGGGGCCCTGGCTACCTCAGATGTAGCCTCAGATGCCCTCTTCCGCCAGAGCGGCCTCATCAGGGTGAACACATTGGAACAGCTCTTTGACGTGGCCACCCTCCTCTCAACACAGCCGGTACCCAGAGGCAGAAAGGTGGTCATAGTGACCAACGGAGGAGGCCCGGGCATACTGGCCGCTGACGCCTGCGACAACCGCGGCCTACTGCTGCCCGAGTTTTCCCCTGAAACCGTTGGGAGATTGAAATCGGTTATCAAGCGGGATATCACGGTTCACAACCCCCTGGACCTGACTGCGGGTGCCAGCGAAGAAGAGTTCGCGGAGACCTTGAAGGTCCTGGCCGCTGACCCGGGAAACGATGCTGTCATCCTGATATTTGTGCCGCCTGTAATCGTGTCTCTGGAAGCTATAGAGACGGCTGTAGGGCCGGTGGCCACCGTCTTCCAGCGGCACCAGAAGCCCCTCCTGGCCTGCTTCATGGGCCAGCGGGGCTTCAGCAGGAAGCTGGGGTATAAGGACAAATTCGTCCCCTGCTATCCATTCCCCGAGGATGCCGTCTCGGCCCTGGCTGAGACCGCGGAGTACGGCGAATGGCGTAGGAAGCCGAAGGGAAGCATCCCCAAAATCCGCGGCATCAAGCGGGAAAGGGCTCGCCGGATAATAGAAGGGGCGATGACCCGGACTGCGGAGAGGCCCTTATGGCTGGGACCGCAGGAAATGGCCGAGCTCCTCCATTGCTACGGCATCCACCTGGCTGAGACGCTTGTGGCCAGGATGGACGCTGAGGCCGCTGCCCTCGCCTCCCGTACAGGCTTCCCCGTCGCTGTCAAGCTGGTCTCATCCACCATTACGCACAAGACCGATGTGGGCGGTGTGGTCCTGGGGCTCAAATCAGAAAAAGAAGTGGAGAAAGCGTTTAACGATATCAGGGACAGTCTGGCCCGGCTGGGCCGTGAGCGTGAGATGGAAGGGGTCGCTGTCCAGCGTATGGTGGAAGGGGGAATAGAGACCATTGTCGGTGTAACGCAGGACCCCTCCTTCGGGCCTCTGGTGATGCTTGGCCTGGGGGGAGTGTATACAGAACTGTTCAAAGATGTGGTTTTCAGGCTCCACCCCCTCACTGACCTGGATGCCGGGGAGCTGGTGGGCTCCATCAGAATGGCGAAGCTGTTTGAAGGTTTCAGGGGTGCCCCGCCGGCTGATACCCCGGCGCTGGAGGACCTCTTGCTCCGGCTCTCGGCCCTCATTGAAGATGTGCCCCAGATTGCTGAGTTGGACTTCAATCCGGTGAAAGTGATGCCGAAAGGGGAAGGCTACTGGGTGATAGACGCCAGGGTCATGGTGAAGTAA